The following coding sequences lie in one Arachis ipaensis cultivar K30076 chromosome B03, Araip1.1, whole genome shotgun sequence genomic window:
- the LOC107632810 gene encoding uncharacterized protein LOC107632810, protein MPKNFVLPTALKAYEGFRDPHVHIKKFQSMMFFNGASEPILCRDFPTFLDGDALLWFSKLPAGLISSFEELGRSFIDYFGASRIYVHGSDYQSTIKQGQHESLKDYMTWFSKATMEILNLSPEVHLHTLKSGLHPGKFQETIAVTKMKTLAEFREKADGQMEIEEL, encoded by the coding sequence ATGCCGAAGAACTTTGTGTTGCCCACCGCCCTCAAGGCATATGAGGGATTCAGAGATCCCCACGTCCACATTAAGAAATTCCAATCCATGATGTTCTTTAATGGTGCCTCTGAACCTATACTTTGCCGAGATTTTCCTACTTTTCTAGATGGTGATGCATTACTTTGGTTTTCTAAGTTGCCTGCAGGTTTAATCTCCTCTTTTGAAGAGCTGGGCCGATCTTTCATCGACTATTTTGGCGCTTCAAGGATATATGTACATGGATCAGACTACCAAAGTACCATCAAACAAGGGCAACATGAGAGTCTAAAAGATTATATGACGTGGTTTTCCAAGGCAACCATGGAAATCCTAAATTTAAGCCCAGAAGTCCACTTACACACTCTCAAAAGTGGTCTCCACCCTGGGAAGTTTCAAGAAACAATAGCTGTTACCAAAATGAAAACATTGGCAGAATTTCGGGAAAAGGCAGATGGTCAAATGGAAATCGAGGAACTCTAA
- the LOC107630116 gene encoding G-type lectin S-receptor-like serine/threonine-protein kinase At4g27290 isoform X2 produces the protein MAKFIRTFLFVVTELLIVFPPSSLPTDTITQFESLRDGNTLVSEDESFEMGFFSPSNNSNRYLGIWYKGIPVKTVVWVANRENPVKDNSSKLSINSEGRLMILSHNKTPVWSANSTTQRQVVRPILQLLNSGNLVLREEKDKDFKNYLWQSFDYPSDTFLPGMKIGWNLKSGLNRQLSAWKNWDDPSPGDLTWGLVLGSTPELVMWKNTTEYYRSGPWNGERFSGKTTALFQLEFVSTSDEVFYTYNLSSVITRVILNESVYSRQRYNWIPENQTWRLYSSVPRDNCDNYNLCGAYGNCLVNESPPCECLTGFKPKLFRNWDALDWTQGCVQSEEWRCQAKNKDGFQKFSGLKMPDTTKSWVSRNLTLDDCRVKCWENCSCTAYANLDIRGEGSGCQIWFGDLMDLRVASVSGQDLYIRMPVSPTGSSNKTTANEESLKGGQRKKLLVAIPVSFLLVIMIVLIFSYCYWRKRKLKGNISQEEGDKVHEDKFELPFFDFTTIVRATNNFSSDKRLGQGGFGPVYMGILINGQEVAVKRLAHKSGQGAREFKNEVILCAKLQHRNLVKVLGCCIHGEERILIYEYMSNKSLDSFLFDSSQRELLDWPKRFNIIFGIARGLLYLHQDSRLRIIHRDLKTSNILLDNELNPKISDFGVARMFTGNQIEANTKMVAGTYGYMAPEYAIEGIFSIKSDVFSFGIILLEVVSGRKNTGVFYPNHGFNLLGHAWRLWKEETPMKLVDACLGDAFTMSEVLRCIHIGLLCVQLHPEDRPNMASVILMLNSENTLPQPKEPGFIIERMSINEGNTSSENKTNSSTNEITVTLLEAR, from the exons ATGGCCAAATTCATCAGAACCTTTCTATTTGTCGTAACCGAACTCCTTATAGTATTCCCTCCATCATCACTTCCAACCGATACCATAACACAATTTGAGTCACTTCGTGATGGCAATACCTTGGTTTCTGAAGATGAAAGCTTTGAGATGGGTTTCTTCAGTCCCAGTAATAACTCAAACCGCTACCTTGGAATTTGGTACAAAGGAATTCCAGTTAAAACTGTTGTTTGGGTTGCCAACCGTGAAAATCCGGTCAAAGACAACTCCAGTAAATTGAGCATCAACTCAGAAGGAAGACTTATGATCCTCAGCCATAACAAAACTCCTGTTTG GTCAGCAAACTCCACAACACAGAGGCAAGTAGTGAGACCAATTTTGCAACTTTTAAACTCAGGGAACTTGGTCCtaagagaagaaaaagacaaGGATTTCAAAAACTATTTATGGCAGAGCTTTGACTATCCATCCGATACATTTTTACcagggatgaagattggttggaATCTGAAAAGTGGCCTTAATAGGCAGTTATCAGCATGGAAGAATTGGGATGATCCTTCTCCAGGAGATTTAACTTGGGGACTTGTACTTGGAAGCACTCCTGAGTTGGTTATGTGGAAAAACACTACAGAGTACTATAGGAGTGGTCCATGGAATGGGGAAAGATTTAGCGGCAAAACCACTGCGCTTTTCCAATTAGAATTCGTGTCCACCAGTGATGAGGTGTTTTATACATACAACCTCAGCTCAGTAATCACAAGAGTCATTCTAAACGAATCGGTTTATTCACGTCAGCGCTATAATTGGATCCCAGAGAACCAGACTTGGCGGCTATATTCATCCGTGCCTCGCGACAATTGTGATAACTATAATCTTTGTGGTGCTTATGGTAACTGTCTTGTGAATGAGTCACCACCCTGCGAGTGTCTAACAGGTTTCAAGCCGAAACTATTCAGAAACTGGGACGCATTGGACTGGACTCAAGGATGCGTGCAAAGTGAAGAATGGAGGTGTCAAGCGAAAAACAAAGATGGTTTTCAGAAATTTAGTGGGTTGAAAATGCCAGATACTACCAAGTCTTGGGTGAGTAGGAATTTGACACTTGATGATTGCAGGGTCAAGTGCTGGGAGAATTGTTCTTGCACTGCCTATGCAAATTTAGATATCAGAGGAGAAGGTAGCGGGTGTCAGATTTGGTTTGGAGATTTAATGGATCTCAGGGTTGCTTCAGTTTCGGGCCAAGATTTGTACATTCGGATGCCTGTATCACCAACTG GTTCCTCCAACAAAACTACTGCAAATGAAGAAAGTTTAAAGGGTGGACAAAGAAAAAAACTTCTTGTGGCAATTCCAGTTAGCTTTCTCCTGGTTATTATGATTGTTTTAATTTTCAGTTACTGTTATTGGAGGAAAAGAAAGCTTAAAG GAAACATATCACAAGAAGAGGGAGACAAAGTCCATGAAGACAAATTTGAACTTCCATTCTTTGATTTTACAACAATAGTTCGTGCCACTAATAATTTCTCAAGTGATAAGAGGCTTGGCCAAGGTGGTTTTGGGCCCGTGTACATG GGTATATTAATCAATGGGCAAGAGGTTGCAGTCAAAAGGCTGGCGCATAAATCTGGACAAGGAGCAAGAGAATTTAAGAATGAAGTTATATTATGTGCCAAACTTCAACACCGCAATCTTGTTAAGGTTCTTGGTTGTTGCATCCACGGAGAAGAGAGAATATTAATCTATGAATATATGTCCAATAAAAGTTTAGATTCTTTTCTTTTTG ATTCTTCTCAAAGGGAGCTCCTTGATTGGCCTAAACGATTTAACATCATATTTGGAATTGCTCGTGGACTTCTATATCTTCACCAAGATTCAAGATTGAGAATTATACATAGAGATCTTAAGACAAGCAACATTTTATTGGACAATGAATTGAATCCAAAGATTTCAGATTTTGGGGTGGCACGAATGTTTACTGGAAATCAAATAGAAGCAAATACAAAAATGGTAGCAGGGACATA TGGCTACATGGCACCAGAATATGCAATTGAGGGAATATTTTCTATCAAATCTGATGTTTTTAGCTTCGGAATAATATTATTGGAGGTGGTAAGTGGACGAAAAAATACAGGAGTTTTTTATCCTAATCATGGATTTAATCTTCTTGGACAT GCATGGAGATTATGGAAAGAGGAAACTCCAATGAAACTAGTAGATGCTTGTTTAGGAGATGCCTTTACAATGTCAGAAGTTCTACGTTGCATACATATCGGTCTTTTATGTGTACAATTGCATCCTGAGGATAGGCCAAACATGGCATCAGTGATTTTGATGCTCAACAGTGAGAATACATTGCCTCAGCCAAAAGAACCTGGTTTCATTATAGAAAGGATGTCAATAAATGAAGGAAATACTTCATCTGAAAATAAGACTAATTCTTCAACTAATGAAATAACTGTGACATTGTTAGAGGccagataa
- the LOC107630116 gene encoding G-type lectin S-receptor-like serine/threonine-protein kinase At4g27290 isoform X1, whose protein sequence is MAKFIRTFLFVVTELLIVFPPSSLPTDTITQFESLRDGNTLVSEDESFEMGFFSPSNNSNRYLGIWYKGIPVKTVVWVANRENPVKDNSSKLSINSEGRLMILSHNKTPVWSANSTTQRQVVRPILQLLNSGNLVLREEKDKDFKNYLWQSFDYPSDTFLPGMKIGWNLKSGLNRQLSAWKNWDDPSPGDLTWGLVLGSTPELVMWKNTTEYYRSGPWNGERFSGKTTALFQLEFVSTSDEVFYTYNLSSVITRVILNESVYSRQRYNWIPENQTWRLYSSVPRDNCDNYNLCGAYGNCLVNESPPCECLTGFKPKLFRNWDALDWTQGCVQSEEWRCQAKNKDGFQKFSGLKMPDTTKSWVSRNLTLDDCRVKCWENCSCTAYANLDIRGEGSGCQIWFGDLMDLRVASVSGQDLYIRMPVSPTGSSNKTTANEESLKGGQRKKLLVAIPVSFLLVIMIVLIFSYCYWRKRKLKEKIGNISQEEGDKVHEDKFELPFFDFTTIVRATNNFSSDKRLGQGGFGPVYMGILINGQEVAVKRLAHKSGQGAREFKNEVILCAKLQHRNLVKVLGCCIHGEERILIYEYMSNKSLDSFLFDSSQRELLDWPKRFNIIFGIARGLLYLHQDSRLRIIHRDLKTSNILLDNELNPKISDFGVARMFTGNQIEANTKMVAGTYGYMAPEYAIEGIFSIKSDVFSFGIILLEVVSGRKNTGVFYPNHGFNLLGHAWRLWKEETPMKLVDACLGDAFTMSEVLRCIHIGLLCVQLHPEDRPNMASVILMLNSENTLPQPKEPGFIIERMSINEGNTSSENKTNSSTNEITVTLLEAR, encoded by the exons ATGGCCAAATTCATCAGAACCTTTCTATTTGTCGTAACCGAACTCCTTATAGTATTCCCTCCATCATCACTTCCAACCGATACCATAACACAATTTGAGTCACTTCGTGATGGCAATACCTTGGTTTCTGAAGATGAAAGCTTTGAGATGGGTTTCTTCAGTCCCAGTAATAACTCAAACCGCTACCTTGGAATTTGGTACAAAGGAATTCCAGTTAAAACTGTTGTTTGGGTTGCCAACCGTGAAAATCCGGTCAAAGACAACTCCAGTAAATTGAGCATCAACTCAGAAGGAAGACTTATGATCCTCAGCCATAACAAAACTCCTGTTTG GTCAGCAAACTCCACAACACAGAGGCAAGTAGTGAGACCAATTTTGCAACTTTTAAACTCAGGGAACTTGGTCCtaagagaagaaaaagacaaGGATTTCAAAAACTATTTATGGCAGAGCTTTGACTATCCATCCGATACATTTTTACcagggatgaagattggttggaATCTGAAAAGTGGCCTTAATAGGCAGTTATCAGCATGGAAGAATTGGGATGATCCTTCTCCAGGAGATTTAACTTGGGGACTTGTACTTGGAAGCACTCCTGAGTTGGTTATGTGGAAAAACACTACAGAGTACTATAGGAGTGGTCCATGGAATGGGGAAAGATTTAGCGGCAAAACCACTGCGCTTTTCCAATTAGAATTCGTGTCCACCAGTGATGAGGTGTTTTATACATACAACCTCAGCTCAGTAATCACAAGAGTCATTCTAAACGAATCGGTTTATTCACGTCAGCGCTATAATTGGATCCCAGAGAACCAGACTTGGCGGCTATATTCATCCGTGCCTCGCGACAATTGTGATAACTATAATCTTTGTGGTGCTTATGGTAACTGTCTTGTGAATGAGTCACCACCCTGCGAGTGTCTAACAGGTTTCAAGCCGAAACTATTCAGAAACTGGGACGCATTGGACTGGACTCAAGGATGCGTGCAAAGTGAAGAATGGAGGTGTCAAGCGAAAAACAAAGATGGTTTTCAGAAATTTAGTGGGTTGAAAATGCCAGATACTACCAAGTCTTGGGTGAGTAGGAATTTGACACTTGATGATTGCAGGGTCAAGTGCTGGGAGAATTGTTCTTGCACTGCCTATGCAAATTTAGATATCAGAGGAGAAGGTAGCGGGTGTCAGATTTGGTTTGGAGATTTAATGGATCTCAGGGTTGCTTCAGTTTCGGGCCAAGATTTGTACATTCGGATGCCTGTATCACCAACTG GTTCCTCCAACAAAACTACTGCAAATGAAGAAAGTTTAAAGGGTGGACAAAGAAAAAAACTTCTTGTGGCAATTCCAGTTAGCTTTCTCCTGGTTATTATGATTGTTTTAATTTTCAGTTACTGTTATTGGAGGAAAAGAAAGCTTAAAG AAAAAATAGGAAACATATCACAAGAAGAGGGAGACAAAGTCCATGAAGACAAATTTGAACTTCCATTCTTTGATTTTACAACAATAGTTCGTGCCACTAATAATTTCTCAAGTGATAAGAGGCTTGGCCAAGGTGGTTTTGGGCCCGTGTACATG GGTATATTAATCAATGGGCAAGAGGTTGCAGTCAAAAGGCTGGCGCATAAATCTGGACAAGGAGCAAGAGAATTTAAGAATGAAGTTATATTATGTGCCAAACTTCAACACCGCAATCTTGTTAAGGTTCTTGGTTGTTGCATCCACGGAGAAGAGAGAATATTAATCTATGAATATATGTCCAATAAAAGTTTAGATTCTTTTCTTTTTG ATTCTTCTCAAAGGGAGCTCCTTGATTGGCCTAAACGATTTAACATCATATTTGGAATTGCTCGTGGACTTCTATATCTTCACCAAGATTCAAGATTGAGAATTATACATAGAGATCTTAAGACAAGCAACATTTTATTGGACAATGAATTGAATCCAAAGATTTCAGATTTTGGGGTGGCACGAATGTTTACTGGAAATCAAATAGAAGCAAATACAAAAATGGTAGCAGGGACATA TGGCTACATGGCACCAGAATATGCAATTGAGGGAATATTTTCTATCAAATCTGATGTTTTTAGCTTCGGAATAATATTATTGGAGGTGGTAAGTGGACGAAAAAATACAGGAGTTTTTTATCCTAATCATGGATTTAATCTTCTTGGACAT GCATGGAGATTATGGAAAGAGGAAACTCCAATGAAACTAGTAGATGCTTGTTTAGGAGATGCCTTTACAATGTCAGAAGTTCTACGTTGCATACATATCGGTCTTTTATGTGTACAATTGCATCCTGAGGATAGGCCAAACATGGCATCAGTGATTTTGATGCTCAACAGTGAGAATACATTGCCTCAGCCAAAAGAACCTGGTTTCATTATAGAAAGGATGTCAATAAATGAAGGAAATACTTCATCTGAAAATAAGACTAATTCTTCAACTAATGAAATAACTGTGACATTGTTAGAGGccagataa